From Woronichinia naegeliana WA131, the proteins below share one genomic window:
- a CDS encoding ATP-binding protein, translating into MNLIPRIYNSFHPFKPLPAGDRAYVNCSEVRGDENIFQEIGNTILLSDEPTCQLYTGHRGVGKSTELLRLEDYLNKNGCFVVYFPATDGDIDELDAQYTDVLLACTRNILEKLKDYAVPNSVLKWLQSRWEELKDLALSEVEFSQLSIESQINVFAKLTASLRRIPSTRETIRKQVELYSISLIDALNEFIEVAQKKLPSEKSKLVVIADNLDRIIPIDKGNGRTSHDEIFINYSSQLTSLNCHVVYTVPIALAYSSQATQLRNIYATPQILPMIMVKDRHNQLYINGLNKMKEIIEKRVHLIDPTINIDAQIFEKEATRINLCKMTGGHVREMMLLMQTAIRQSGGLPITEKAVNRAINEATDATYRSSVDSEEWEKLAQVYLSKNLPNEEEYRDLLFRRCVLEYRDFNQQGNPVRWYDVHPLLEGTSEFQEAIKFIRP; encoded by the coding sequence ATTTTTCAAGAAATTGGTAATACAATTTTGCTATCAGATGAGCCTACTTGTCAACTTTATACAGGTCATCGGGGTGTAGGAAAATCAACGGAATTATTGCGTCTTGAAGACTATTTAAACAAAAATGGTTGTTTTGTCGTCTATTTTCCCGCAACTGACGGAGATATTGATGAATTGGATGCTCAATATACCGATGTTCTCTTAGCTTGTACCCGTAATATTTTAGAAAAACTTAAAGACTATGCTGTTCCCAATTCTGTCTTAAAATGGTTACAGTCTCGGTGGGAAGAATTAAAAGATTTAGCTTTATCTGAAGTTGAATTTAGTCAACTCTCCATCGAATCTCAAATCAATGTTTTTGCCAAATTAACGGCGAGTTTACGGCGCATTCCAAGCACCCGCGAAACTATTAGAAAACAAGTTGAGTTATACAGTATTTCTTTAATTGACGCTTTAAATGAATTTATTGAAGTCGCTCAAAAGAAATTACCAAGTGAAAAGTCTAAATTAGTGGTTATTGCTGATAATTTAGATAGAATTATTCCTATAGATAAAGGTAATGGAAGAACTAGCCATGATGAGATTTTTATTAATTATAGTAGTCAGTTAACCTCTTTAAATTGTCACGTTGTTTATACTGTTCCTATTGCCTTGGCTTATTCTAGTCAGGCTACACAATTACGCAATATTTATGCTACACCTCAAATATTACCGATGATTATGGTAAAAGATCGTCATAATCAGTTATATATAAATGGCTTAAATAAAATGAAAGAAATTATTGAAAAAAGGGTGCATTTAATTGATCCAACAATCAACATAGATGCCCAAATTTTTGAAAAAGAAGCAACCCGCATTAACCTCTGTAAAATGACGGGTGGCCATGTTCGTGAAATGATGCTATTAATGCAAACTGCAATCCGTCAATCGGGTGGTTTACCCATTACAGAAAAGGCGGTTAATCGCGCTATTAATGAAGCTACGGATGCAACTTATCGCAGTTCAGTCGATTCAGAGGAATGGGAAAAATTGGCTCAAGTTTATCTATCTAAAAATCTTCCTAATGAGGAAGAATACCGTGATTTATTGTTCCGTCGTTGTGTATTGGAATACCGAGATTTTAATCAACAAGGTAATCCGGTACGCTGGTATGATGTGCATCCCTTACTAGAGGGAACTTCTGAGTTTCAAGAAGCTATAAAATTTATTAGACCATGA